The Punica granatum isolate Tunisia-2019 chromosome 4, ASM765513v2, whole genome shotgun sequence genome has a window encoding:
- the LOC116202648 gene encoding uncharacterized protein LOC116202648 — translation MNQANDCKRGMNSKQLSAASMEADLSSSSSTNLASSLSCWNYLHLFLLRPILAISFVLSFILLGWALAWKLVLVHVPLVQEIFGLKKKTFKPKPANRRRLSKFYGSRNMGAEARAS, via the exons atgaatcaAGCGAACGACTGCAAAAGGGGAATGAACTCGAAGCAGCTCTCTGCTGCATCAATGGAGGCTGACCTCTCTTCTTCATCCTCAACGAACCTAGCAAGTTCTCTCTCGTGCTGGAATTACCTCCATCTCTTCCTTCTACGTCCGATTCTCGCCATATCCTTCGTGTTATCCTTCATCCTCCTAG GGTGGGCATTGGCGTGGAAGCTAGTGCTGGTTCACGTTCCTTTGGTCCAGGAGATCTTCGGGCTCAAAAAGAAAACCTTTAAGCCGAAACCTGCGAATCGACGCAGGCTGTCTAAGTTCTATGGTAGCAGGAACATGGGAGCAGAAGCTCGGGCTTCTTGA
- the LOC116204860 gene encoding serine hydroxymethyltransferase 7, with protein sequence MDFSPAQSGLSLGFNSHAAPAASSNSFPGRIVSGFSSPPGAVPLQLLEPKIDRSSVPREKEELSGEEEEFSILGHLMCLKRQRDGQLLPASNAAKRASVEPGLESRRAAVRAWGNQSLSVADPEIHEIMEKEKQRQFKGIELVASENFVCKAVMEALGSHLTNKYSEGMPGSRNYTGNEYIDQIEFLCFRRALAAFSLDPEKWGVNVQPYSCTSANFAVYTGLLLPGDRIMGLDTPSGGHLSHGYYTPSGKSISAASIFFESLPYKVNPQTGYIDYDKLEEKALDFRPKILICGGSSYPREWDYARFRNIADKCGAVLMCDMAHTSGLVAAKECASPFDYCDIVTSTTHKSLRGPRGGIIIFRKGTKSRKQGSHPGNGDGSIHYDFEEKINFAVFPSTQGGPHNNHIAALAIALKQVGSPEYKAYIRQVKKNAQTLASSLLRRKCRLVTGGTDNHLLLWDVTPLGITGWNYEKVCEMCHITVNKTAIFGDNGAISLGGVRIGTPAMTSRGCVESDFEMIADFLVRAAQITLSVQREHGKQQRDFLKGLQHNKDVTELRSQVETFAAQFAMPGLDSLQ encoded by the exons ATGGATTTTTCTCCTGCCCAATCGGGTCTCTCGCTCGGCTTCAACTCTCACGCGGCACCTGCTGCCAGCTCCAATTCCTTCCCCGGTCGGATTGTTTCAGGCTTCTCCAGTCCTCCTGGGGCGGTTCCTTTGCAGCTCCTTGAGCCGAAGATCGACAGGTCGAGCGTACCCCGCGAGAAGGAGGAATTGAGTGGCGAGGAAGAGGAGTTCAGTATTTTGGGGCACCTCATGTGCTTGAAGAGGCAGAGGGATGGGCAGCTCTTGCCCGCTTCAAATGCGGCGAAGCGGGCCTCAGTTGAACCTGGGCTTGAGTCCCGCCGAGCTGCTGTACGTGCGTGGGGGAACCAGTCCCTCTCAGTGGCTGACCCTGAGATCCACGAGATCATGGAGAAGGAGAAGCAGAGACAGTTCAAAGGCATTGAGCTTGTTGCTTCGGAGAATTTCGTGTGCAAGGCTGTGATGGAGGCCTTGGGGAGCCACTTGACTAACAAGTACTCAGAGGGAATGCCTGGGTCCAGGAATTACACGGGCAATGAGTATATCGATCAGATTGAGTTCCTCTGCTTCAGGAGGGCCTTAGCCGCGTTCAGTCTTGATCCGGAGAAATGGGGTGTGAATGTGCAGCCATATTCGTGTACCTCTGCAAACTTTGCGGTTTACACGGGTCTCTTACTTCCTGGTGATCGGATCATGGGGCTTGACACTCCCTCAGGTGGCCATTTGAGTCACGGGTATTATACACCTAGTGGGAAGAGTATCTCCGCTGCTTCAATTTTCTTCGAGAGTCTTCCTTATAAGGTCAATCCGCAAACGGGGTACATCGATTATGATAAGCTAGAGGAAAAGGCACTTGATTTTAGGCCTAAGATACTCATATGTGGTGGCAGTTCCTATCCTCGAGAATGGGATTATGCAAGATTTAGGAACATAGCCGACAAGTGTGGGGCTGTTTTGATGTGTGATATGGCTCATACCAGCGGTCTCGTGGCAGCTAAG GAATGTGCAAGTCCATTTGATTACTGTGATATCGTTACCTCAACAACCCACAAGAGCCTCCGAGGCCCCAGAGGAGGTATAATCATTTTCCGCAAAGGCACAAAGTCACGGAAACAGGGCTCACATCCCGGTAATGGGGATGGCAGTATCCATTATGATTTTGAGGAAAAGATCAACTTTGCTGTTTTCCCATCGACACAAGGTGGTCCTCACAATAATCACATTGCTGCACTTGCCATAGCCTTGAAACAAGTGGGTTCACCTGAGTACAAAGCATATATCCGACAGGTGAAGAAAAACGCCCAGACTCTGGCATCTTCTCTGTTAAGGAGAAAATGCAGATTGGTGACAGGAGGTACAGATAATCATCTGTTGCTTTGGGATGTGACGCCTCTTGGGATAACAG GCTGGAACTATGAGAAGGTCTGCGAGATGTGTCACATTACAGTCAATAAAACAGCTATATTTGGTGATAACGGTGCCATTTCTCTAGGAGGAGTGAGAATTG GTACTCCTGCTATGACATCAAGAGGATGTGTAGAATCCGATTTCGAGATGATAGCTGATTTCCTTGTAAGGGCTGCTCAGATCACTCTTTCTGTGCAGAGGGAACATGGAAAACAACAGAGGGACTTCCTCAAGGGTCTCCAGCACAATAAAGATGTCACGGAGCTCCGAAGTCAAGTCGAGACTTTTGCTGCCCAGTTCGCAATGCCAGGATTAGACAGTTTGCAGTGA